The proteins below come from a single Tachypleus tridentatus isolate NWPU-2018 chromosome 13, ASM421037v1, whole genome shotgun sequence genomic window:
- the LOC143237575 gene encoding uncharacterized protein LOC143237575: protein MEDQGRKSAVWKYFKLDGKKAECQLCKANLSFCGGTTNLRNHMSNRHSGISLTSNKQHQNKKKQVTGARSQLLYRGLTLNRAATIWFTVIHYPWCTVTGSSRKECKLQ, encoded by the exons ATGGAGGATCAAGGCAGAAagtctgctgtttggaagtattttaAACTAGATGGAAAGAAGGCAGAGTGTCAGCTCTGCAAAGCAAACCTGTCATTTTGTGGAGGTACAACAAACCTAAGAAATCATATGAGTAACAGGCATAGTGGAATTTCCCTAACTTCCAACAAACAG catcaaaataagaaaaaacaggtCACAGGTGCCAGAAGTCAGCTTTTGTACAGAGGGCTCACATTGAACAGAGCAGCAACAATATGGTTTACAGTAATACATTACCCATGGTGCACTGTGACAGGAAGTTCAAGAAAAGAATGTAAACTTCAGTAA